A window of Aquitalea denitrificans contains these coding sequences:
- a CDS encoding CoA-acylating methylmalonate-semialdehyde dehydrogenase, which produces MKQAVPSVKLLINGEFVESQSQEWRDIINPATQEVLARVPMATVGEVEAAVASAKTAFASWKKTPIGTRARIFLKYQQLIREHMKELAALLTAEQGKTLADAEGDIFRGLEVVEHAASIGNLQQGEYAENVAGGVDTYTVQQPLGVCAGITPFNFPAMIPLWMFPMAIATGNTFVLKPSEQDPMVTMRLVELALQAGIPAGVLNVVHGGEAVVNAICDHPDIKAISFVGSSRVGTHVYNRASLAGKRVQCMMGAKNHAIVLPDANKEQALNQLTGAAFGAAGQRCMALSVAVLVGEARSWIPDLVAKAKSLRVGAGKDNPDLGPLISCAARERVTSLIAKGVAEGAVLELDGREVQVAGFEQGNFVGPTIFSGVTTDMAIYRQEIFGPVLCLLGVDTLDEAIAIINANPNGNGTAIFTQSGAAARRFQEDIDVGQVGINVPIPVPVPLFSFTGSRGSKLGDLGPYGKQVILFYTQTKTVTSRWFDDEASSGKVHTTISLR; this is translated from the coding sequence ATGAAACAGGCTGTTCCCAGCGTCAAGCTGCTGATCAACGGTGAATTCGTCGAATCGCAGAGTCAAGAGTGGCGCGACATCATCAACCCGGCCACGCAAGAAGTACTGGCACGGGTCCCCATGGCCACTGTCGGGGAAGTCGAGGCCGCGGTCGCCAGCGCCAAAACGGCCTTCGCCAGCTGGAAGAAAACCCCCATCGGCACCCGCGCACGGATTTTCCTCAAGTACCAGCAGTTGATCCGCGAGCACATGAAGGAACTGGCCGCGCTACTGACGGCGGAACAGGGCAAAACCCTGGCCGATGCCGAGGGCGATATCTTCCGCGGGCTGGAAGTGGTGGAACACGCCGCCAGCATTGGCAATCTGCAACAGGGCGAATACGCCGAAAACGTGGCCGGTGGCGTGGACACCTATACCGTGCAACAGCCGCTGGGCGTGTGTGCCGGCATCACCCCCTTCAACTTCCCGGCCATGATTCCGCTGTGGATGTTCCCGATGGCCATTGCCACCGGCAATACCTTTGTGCTGAAACCATCAGAACAGGACCCGATGGTGACCATGCGGCTGGTGGAGCTGGCCTTGCAGGCTGGCATTCCGGCTGGCGTGCTGAATGTGGTGCATGGCGGCGAAGCGGTGGTGAATGCCATTTGCGACCACCCGGACATCAAGGCCATCTCCTTTGTCGGCTCCAGCCGCGTCGGCACCCATGTGTACAACCGCGCCAGCCTGGCCGGCAAACGCGTGCAATGCATGATGGGGGCCAAGAACCACGCCATCGTGCTGCCGGATGCCAACAAGGAACAGGCGCTGAACCAGCTGACCGGCGCGGCATTCGGCGCAGCAGGCCAGCGCTGCATGGCCTTGAGCGTGGCAGTGCTGGTGGGCGAAGCACGCAGCTGGATTCCCGATCTGGTGGCCAAAGCCAAGTCCCTGCGCGTGGGTGCAGGCAAGGACAACCCGGACCTGGGCCCGCTGATTTCCTGCGCTGCCCGCGAACGGGTGACCAGCCTGATTGCCAAGGGCGTAGCCGAAGGCGCGGTGCTGGAGCTGGATGGCCGCGAAGTGCAGGTGGCCGGATTCGAACAGGGCAATTTTGTCGGTCCCACCATTTTCTCTGGCGTCACCACCGACATGGCCATTTACCGGCAGGAAATCTTCGGGCCGGTGCTGTGCCTGCTGGGCGTGGACACGCTGGACGAGGCCATTGCCATCATCAATGCCAACCCCAATGGCAACGGCACTGCCATTTTCACCCAGAGCGGGGCTGCCGCACGGCGCTTCCAGGAGGACATCGATGTCGGTCAGGTCGGCATCAATGTGCCGATTCCGGTGCCGGTGCCGCTGTTCAGCTTTACCGGTTCGCGCGGCTCCAAGCTGGGCGACCTCGGCCCTTACGGCAAGCAGGTCATCCTGTTCTATACCCAGACCAAAACCGTCACCAGCCGCTGGTTCGACGACGAGGCCAGCAGCGGCAAGGTGCACACCACCATTTCGCTGCGCTGA
- a CDS encoding 3-hydroxybutyryl-CoA dehydrogenase, translated as MTTQKIGVIGAGTMGNGIAQVFAMHGFEVRLADVSEAALHKGLAAIGNSLARMAKKGSIAEADIAGILARIHPTTLLAELADRDLVVEAATENPAIKEAIFRELGSVVRADAILASNTSSISLTRIAAWVPQPERVVGMHFMNPVPLMQLVEIIRAIQTADHTYQKVFELAVALGKTPVTVKDGPGFVSNRILMPMINEAAFALFENLATAEDIDTVMKLGMNHPIGPLALADLIGLDTCLSIMDILYTEFRDSKYRACPLLAQLVAAGHLGRKSGKGFYHYD; from the coding sequence ATGACAACACAAAAAATCGGCGTGATTGGTGCAGGCACCATGGGCAACGGCATTGCCCAGGTGTTTGCCATGCATGGCTTTGAAGTCCGGCTGGCCGATGTCAGCGAGGCGGCTTTGCACAAAGGACTGGCCGCCATTGGCAACAGCCTGGCGCGCATGGCGAAGAAAGGCAGCATTGCCGAAGCCGACATCGCCGGCATTCTGGCGCGTATCCACCCCACCACCCTGCTGGCCGAGTTGGCTGACCGCGACCTGGTGGTGGAAGCCGCCACCGAAAACCCGGCCATCAAGGAAGCCATCTTCCGCGAACTGGGCAGCGTGGTGCGGGCGGATGCCATTCTGGCGTCCAATACCTCGTCCATTTCGCTCACCCGTATTGCCGCCTGGGTGCCACAGCCCGAGCGCGTGGTGGGCATGCACTTCATGAACCCGGTTCCGCTGATGCAGCTGGTGGAAATCATCCGCGCCATCCAGACCGCCGACCACACTTACCAGAAGGTATTCGAACTGGCGGTGGCACTGGGCAAGACCCCGGTGACGGTAAAGGACGGCCCGGGCTTTGTCTCCAACCGCATCCTGATGCCGATGATCAACGAAGCGGCCTTTGCCCTGTTCGAAAACCTGGCCACCGCTGAGGACATCGACACGGTGATGAAGCTGGGCATGAACCACCCCATCGGCCCGCTGGCACTGGCCGACCTGATTGGCCTGGACACCTGCCTGTCCATCATGGACATCCTTTATACCGAATTCCGTGACAGCAAATACCGCGCCTGCCCGCTGCTGGCACAGCTGGTAGCGGCCGGGCATCTGGGTCGCAAGAGTGGCAAGGGTTTTTATCACTACGACTGA
- a CDS encoding MerR family transcriptional regulator: protein MQGVTYSISQLAQEFDVTTRTIRFYEDQGLLEPQRDGQRRIYTRRDRVRLMLILRGKRIGLSLLEIRELFDLYDAASNDEPQLREFIRILSRKEQQLQEQLDDIRVVMGEISQIRSQCEKALGKQASSTP, encoded by the coding sequence ATGCAAGGTGTGACCTACAGCATCAGCCAGCTGGCGCAGGAATTTGATGTCACCACGCGCACCATCCGCTTTTACGAAGACCAGGGGCTGCTGGAGCCGCAACGCGATGGCCAGCGCCGCATCTATACCCGGCGCGACCGGGTGCGGCTGATGCTGATTTTGCGTGGCAAACGCATCGGCCTGTCCTTGCTGGAAATCCGCGAGCTGTTCGATTTGTACGATGCCGCCAGCAACGACGAACCGCAGCTGCGCGAATTCATCCGCATCCTCAGCCGCAAGGAACAGCAATTGCAGGAACAGCTGGACGACATCCGCGTGGTGATGGGGGAAATCAGCCAGATCCGCAGCCAATGCGAAAAGGCACTGGGCAAGCAGGCATCATCAACACCGTAG